In Halobaculum magnesiiphilum, the following proteins share a genomic window:
- a CDS encoding ATP-dependent DNA helicase produces MSTTDGHLRFFPYDEPYPNQEEAMDRIANSLERGQDVLFEGAPGTGKTLSALVPALEHAREHDRTVVITTNVHQQMRQFVEDARAIHETERIRATVFKGKSSMCHIDVDYQECQTLRDTTRSLVEDRSDKEQLEQRLDDLTDEMREGADSAGGGSGGDPGSAAEARQAVQEELDRLDEEIDDEAANTCDYYLQNLTGDTGEFFSWLFDDVRTPDEVYEYAGSRGFCGYELLKEGMEDVELVVCNYHHLLDPQIREQFFRWLDRDPQDVITVFDEAHNVEDAARDHASKTLTENTLESALNELEETDDSRAEPAENVLRAFTEALRDTYDDKLGFGAREQIGENWDDVSIANDDRRDDLTLAFLDRYEGQGIRAECDLALQLGKRLDEEYEEAYRDGETTTRRECQTLQAAAFVSAWMDDGGELGQHPVVSVRRDAGTDEVYGRAELYTCIPREVTAELFDEVYASVLMSATLRPFDVTEDVLGLSDPATLAYGMEYPEENRRTFSVATPALFASERDDPATQETIAATLSDVVRFTPGNSLLFFPSYAEAERYHELLSGDPNLGTLLLDGSEPDTEQLRRRLVDSGDATLFTSLWGTLAEGVSFDGDDARTVAVVGVPYPHLSERMEAVQEAYDRAFAERSRDAGWEYAVEIPTVRKTRQALGRVIRSPEDFAVRALLDKRYTSADMGKYSVRGAFPVEEREELIDIGPGKLKFAMLNFFTDHAAYDGEPPEP; encoded by the coding sequence GCTGGAGCACGCCCGCGAGCACGACCGCACCGTCGTCATCACGACGAACGTCCACCAGCAGATGCGCCAGTTCGTCGAGGACGCCCGCGCCATCCACGAGACCGAGCGTATCCGCGCGACCGTGTTCAAGGGGAAGTCGTCGATGTGCCACATCGACGTGGACTACCAGGAGTGTCAGACGCTGCGCGACACCACGCGCTCGCTCGTCGAGGACCGGTCCGACAAGGAGCAGCTGGAACAACGGCTCGATGACCTCACCGACGAGATGCGCGAGGGCGCCGACAGTGCGGGCGGCGGCTCCGGCGGCGACCCCGGGAGCGCCGCCGAAGCCAGACAGGCCGTACAGGAGGAGCTGGATCGTCTCGACGAGGAGATCGACGACGAGGCCGCCAACACCTGCGACTACTACCTCCAGAACCTCACCGGCGACACCGGCGAGTTCTTCTCGTGGCTGTTCGACGACGTGCGCACCCCCGACGAGGTGTACGAGTACGCCGGCAGCCGGGGCTTCTGCGGCTACGAGCTGCTGAAGGAGGGGATGGAGGATGTCGAACTCGTCGTCTGCAACTACCACCACCTGCTCGACCCGCAGATACGCGAGCAGTTCTTCCGGTGGCTCGATCGCGACCCGCAGGACGTGATCACCGTCTTCGACGAGGCGCACAACGTCGAGGACGCCGCCCGCGACCACGCCTCGAAGACGCTCACCGAGAACACCCTGGAGTCGGCGCTCAACGAGCTGGAGGAGACCGACGACTCCCGCGCCGAACCCGCCGAGAACGTCCTCCGGGCGTTCACCGAGGCGCTGCGGGACACATACGACGACAAGCTCGGCTTCGGCGCCCGCGAGCAGATCGGCGAGAACTGGGACGACGTGAGCATCGCCAACGACGACCGCCGCGACGACCTGACGCTCGCGTTCCTCGACCGCTACGAGGGACAGGGGATCCGCGCGGAGTGCGACCTCGCGCTCCAGCTCGGCAAGCGCCTCGACGAGGAGTACGAGGAGGCGTACCGCGACGGCGAGACGACGACCCGGCGGGAGTGTCAGACCCTGCAAGCGGCCGCGTTCGTCTCGGCGTGGATGGACGACGGCGGCGAGCTCGGCCAGCACCCGGTCGTCTCCGTCCGGCGCGACGCCGGTACCGACGAGGTGTACGGCCGCGCGGAGCTGTACACCTGCATCCCGCGGGAGGTGACCGCGGAGCTGTTCGACGAGGTGTACGCGAGCGTCCTCATGTCCGCCACCCTCCGCCCGTTCGACGTGACAGAGGACGTGCTCGGGCTGTCGGACCCGGCGACGCTCGCGTACGGGATGGAGTACCCCGAGGAGAACCGCCGAACCTTCTCGGTCGCCACGCCGGCGCTGTTCGCCTCCGAGCGCGACGACCCCGCGACACAGGAGACGATCGCCGCGACGCTGTCGGATGTCGTGCGGTTCACGCCCGGCAACAGCCTCCTGTTTTTCCCGTCCTACGCGGAGGCCGAGCGCTACCACGAACTGCTCTCGGGCGACCCGAACCTGGGTACCCTCCTGCTCGACGGTTCCGAGCCCGACACGGAGCAACTCCGTCGCCGCCTCGTCGACAGCGGTGACGCGACGCTGTTCACGTCGCTGTGGGGCACCCTCGCCGAGGGCGTGAGCTTCGACGGCGACGACGCCCGGACGGTCGCGGTCGTGGGCGTGCCGTACCCGCACCTCTCCGAGCGAATGGAGGCGGTACAGGAGGCCTACGACCGCGCGTTCGCCGAGCGCTCGCGGGACGCCGGCTGGGAGTACGCCGTCGAGATCCCGACCGTCCGCAAGACCCGGCAGGCGCTCGGCCGCGTGATCCGCTCGCCCGAGGACTTCGCCGTTCGCGCGCTGCTGGACAAGCGCTACACCTCCGCGGACATGGGCAAGTACTCCGTGCGGGGCGCGTTCCCCGTGGAGGAGCGCGAGGAGCTGATCGACATCGGCCCCGGGAAACTGAAGTTCGCGATGTTGAACTTCTTCACCGACCACGCGGCCTACGACGGGGAGCCGCCGGAGCCGTAG